A region from the Leopardus geoffroyi isolate Oge1 chromosome E3, O.geoffroyi_Oge1_pat1.0, whole genome shotgun sequence genome encodes:
- the ZNF394 gene encoding zinc finger protein 394 isoform X2: MSSSLTASQVSDTEAGVWMAAEKSGVAAPSLRDGLLIVKVEEDSPGGQESDLPADCQDFEKSRQQFRRFRYQEVAGPEEALSRLRELCRRWLRPEMHTKEQILELLVLEQFLSILPQELQAWVRKHCPQSGEKAAAVVRAFQRALDGASPQVWKPEPRTKTLF, from the exons ATGAGTTCGAGCTTGACCGCGAGTCAAGTCAGTGACACCGAGGCAGGAGTCTGGATGGCAGCTGAGAAGTCTGGGGTCGCCGCGCCGTCTCTGCGTGATGGACTTTTGATAGTGAAAGTGGAGGAAGACTCACCCGGAGGTCAGGAGTCGGACCTGCCCGCGGACTGTCAGGATTTCGAAAAGTCGCGGCAGCAGTTTAGGCGGTTCCGTTACCAGGAGGTGGCTGGACCCGAAGAGGCGCTAAGCCGGCTCAGGGAACTTTGTCGCCGGTGGCTGAGGCCTGAGATGCACACGAAGGAGCAGATCCTGGAGCTGCTGGTGCTGGAGCAGTTCCTGAGCATCCTGCCCCAGGAGCTCCAGGCCTGGGTGCGGAAGCACTGCCCGCAGAGCGGGGAGAAAGCTGCGGCCGTGGTGCGCGCTTTTCAGAGAGCGCTTGATGGGGCCTCACCCCAG GTTTGGAAACCAGAACCGAGAACAAAGACTTTATTCTAA
- the ZNF394 gene encoding zinc finger protein 394 isoform X1, with protein MSSSLTASQVSDTEAGVWMAAEKSGVAAPSLRDGLLIVKVEEDSPGGQESDLPADCQDFEKSRQQFRRFRYQEVAGPEEALSRLRELCRRWLRPEMHTKEQILELLVLEQFLSILPQELQAWVRKHCPQSGEKAAAVVRAFQRALDGASPQELVKIENVAVSLNCEEWEPLDPAPREFCWESAQEDHRTSVSLVSPSLETRTENKDFILKQEILEVEPQGQLQEGSHRKAPPGCSDTGEIGVEKQSRNPSSLKLENSPEEEGLPSTADLKNGPTEEGDFRRDQLGNRARSSNSVLCQHVQATGRPVDHNDLGDSCTQSSEPVKHHTVKPPCSFDSEEQLHSADLFKTQRRFREERPYKCGNCEKSFKQRSDLFKHQRIHTGEKPYQCQECGKRFSQSAALIKHQRTHTGEKPYTCPKCGDSFRQSSHLTRHQRIHIGEKHFECHECGETCRISNRFRHQRIHKGERPYTCEECEKSFKRCSDLSKHQRIHTGEKPYGCSVCGKRFSQSATLITHQRTHTGEKPYKCLECGESFRQSPHLIRHQRIHRNKVPPF; from the exons ATGAGTTCGAGCTTGACCGCGAGTCAAGTCAGTGACACCGAGGCAGGAGTCTGGATGGCAGCTGAGAAGTCTGGGGTCGCCGCGCCGTCTCTGCGTGATGGACTTTTGATAGTGAAAGTGGAGGAAGACTCACCCGGAGGTCAGGAGTCGGACCTGCCCGCGGACTGTCAGGATTTCGAAAAGTCGCGGCAGCAGTTTAGGCGGTTCCGTTACCAGGAGGTGGCTGGACCCGAAGAGGCGCTAAGCCGGCTCAGGGAACTTTGTCGCCGGTGGCTGAGGCCTGAGATGCACACGAAGGAGCAGATCCTGGAGCTGCTGGTGCTGGAGCAGTTCCTGAGCATCCTGCCCCAGGAGCTCCAGGCCTGGGTGCGGAAGCACTGCCCGCAGAGCGGGGAGAAAGCTGCGGCCGTGGTGCGCGCTTTTCAGAGAGCGCTTGATGGGGCCTCACCCCAG GAGTTGGTGAAGATTGAGAATGTGGCTGTGTCTCTAAACTGTGAGGAGTGGGAGCCTCTGGACCCAGCTCCGAGGGAGTTCTGCTGGGAGAGCGCACAGGAGGACCATAGGACCTCAGTCTCACTGGTCTCGCCGA GTTTGGAAACCAGAACCGAGAACAAAGACTTTATTCTAAAACAAGAAATTTTAGAAGTAGAGCCGCAGGGGCAGCTACAAGAAGGGTCCCACAGGAAGGCTCCCCCTGGATGTAGTGACACTGGTGAGATAGGGGTAGAAAAGCAGTCAAGAAATCCCTCATCATTGAAACTGGAAAATTCTCCTGAAGAGGAAGGACTCCCCAGCACCGCAGATCTCAAGAATGGTCCCACGGAGGAGGGAGACTTCAGACGTGACCAACTTGGGAACAGGGCCAGAAGTTCAAACTCTGTTCTTTGTCAGCACGTGCAGGCCACAGGGAGGCCCGTTGACCACAATGACCTGGGGGACAGTTGTACACAGAGTTCAGAGCCGGTAAAGCATCACACAGTGAAACCTCCCTGCTCCTTTGACAGCGAGGAACAGCTCCACAGTGCAGACCTCTTTAAGACCCAGCGACGCTTCCGTGAAGAAAGGCCGTATAAATGCGGGAACTGTGAGAAGAGTTTCAAACAGCGTTCTGATCTTTTTAAACACCAGAGAATccacacaggggagaaaccctACCAATGCCAGGAGTGCGGGAAGCGCTTCAGCCAGAGCGCTGCGCTGATCAAACACCAGAGGACACACACGGGCGAAAAGCCCTACACCTGCCCTAAGTGTGGGGACAGCTTCCGGCAGAGCTCCCATCTCACCCGGCACCAGAGGATCCACATAGGAGAGAAACACTTCGAGTGTCACGAATGCGGGGAGACCTGCCGTATTTCCAACCGTTTTagacatcagagaattcacaaaGGGGAGAGACCCTACACGTGTGAGGAGTGCGAGAAGAGCTTCAAACGGTGCTCAGACCTCTCTAAACACCAGAGGAtccacactggggagaagccGTACGGGTGTTCTGTGTGTGGGAAACGCTTCAGCCAGAGTGCAACCCTCATTACGCACCAGAGGACTCACACTGGAGAAAAACCTTACAAATGTCTTGAATGCGGGGAAAGCTTTAGACAGAGTCCACACCTTATCCGACACCAAAGGATCCATAGAAATAAAGTCCCACCGTTTTGA